From the genome of Streptomyces sp. NBC_01260, one region includes:
- a CDS encoding HD domain-containing protein, whose product MTAPRAQLTLADVERIAREAHEGQRDKAGRPYAEHLAAVAEGVRARGGSDDQIAAAWLHDAVEDDALSARWLAGAALPQRVKDMVLAVSKRHGEDLPAYTRRILATPGALLIKESDLAHNADPARLAVLDPATRTRLAEKYAQVRSLLGLTAPETPTEQRY is encoded by the coding sequence ATGACAGCACCACGCGCGCAGCTGACCCTGGCCGACGTCGAGCGCATCGCCCGCGAGGCCCACGAGGGCCAACGGGACAAGGCGGGCCGCCCGTACGCCGAACATCTCGCGGCCGTCGCCGAGGGCGTACGGGCCAGGGGCGGCAGCGACGACCAGATCGCGGCGGCCTGGCTGCACGACGCGGTCGAGGACGACGCGCTGTCGGCGCGGTGGCTGGCCGGGGCCGCTCTGCCGCAGCGGGTCAAGGACATGGTCCTCGCCGTCAGCAAGCGGCACGGCGAGGACCTGCCCGCGTACACCCGCCGCATCCTGGCCACCCCGGGCGCACTGCTGATCAAGGAGTCCGATCTCGCGCACAACGCCGACCCGGCCCGGCTCGCGGTGCTGGACCCGGCGACCCGTACCCGGCTGGCCGAGAAGTATGCGCAGGTACGGAGCCTGCTCGGACTCACCGCACCGGAAACGCCCACCGAACAGCGGTATTGA
- a CDS encoding acyltransferase family protein: protein MFHAPNVFQRAPLPPETRESEPRPQAPARTPDSPSAVAERPAQNAPAKKRDAYFDNAKYLAIVLVAVAHSWVPVMEGSRAARALYMVTYTFHMPAFIIISGYFSRSFSLTPAKVKRLVTGVAVPYVVFETAYSLFRRYANDSPDTAISLLEPWYLTWFLAALFIWRLTTPIWQNLRHPLAVSLAIAVLASFAPSIGDDLDLPRVLQFLPFFVLGLQLKPEHFRLVKRREVQLLALPLFAGAAVFAYWAAPRMQLGWFLRDSSAQDMNAPWWSGAVMTLALFGCATLLTIGFLAWVPRRHMWFTVLGAGTICGYLLHGFLVKGADYAGIFDRNDWLVSPTGLVIVTVAASVGVTLLCTPPVRRVMRCVTEPDMNWAFRRDAAKI from the coding sequence ATGTTCCACGCTCCGAACGTATTTCAGAGGGCCCCGCTCCCACCGGAGACCCGGGAGTCGGAGCCCAGACCCCAAGCGCCCGCGAGGACCCCGGACTCCCCCTCCGCGGTGGCGGAGCGGCCTGCGCAGAACGCGCCTGCGAAGAAGCGTGACGCCTACTTCGACAACGCCAAATACCTCGCCATCGTGCTGGTCGCGGTGGCGCACTCGTGGGTGCCGGTCATGGAGGGAAGCAGGGCGGCCCGCGCGCTGTACATGGTGACGTACACCTTCCACATGCCGGCCTTCATCATCATTTCCGGCTATTTCTCACGTTCGTTCAGCCTGACCCCCGCCAAGGTGAAGCGCCTGGTCACGGGGGTCGCCGTGCCGTATGTGGTGTTCGAGACGGCGTACTCGCTGTTCCGGCGGTACGCGAACGACTCGCCCGATACGGCGATCAGCCTGCTGGAGCCCTGGTACCTCACCTGGTTCCTGGCCGCGCTGTTCATCTGGCGGCTCACCACGCCGATCTGGCAGAACCTGCGCCACCCGCTGGCGGTCTCGCTCGCGATCGCCGTCCTCGCCTCGTTCGCCCCCAGCATCGGCGACGATCTCGACCTGCCGCGCGTTCTGCAGTTCCTGCCGTTCTTCGTGCTCGGACTCCAGCTCAAGCCCGAACACTTCCGGCTGGTCAAGCGCCGCGAGGTGCAGCTGCTCGCGCTGCCGCTGTTCGCCGGTGCGGCGGTCTTCGCCTACTGGGCGGCGCCCCGGATGCAGCTGGGCTGGTTCCTGCGCGACTCCAGCGCCCAGGACATGAACGCCCCGTGGTGGTCCGGCGCGGTGATGACCCTCGCGCTGTTCGGCTGCGCGACGCTGCTCACCATCGGGTTCCTGGCCTGGGTGCCGCGCCGCCACATGTGGTTCACGGTGCTGGGCGCCGGGACGATCTGCGGCTATCTGCTGCACGGGTTCCTGGTGAAGGGCGCCGACTACGCGGGCATCTTCGACCGCAACGACTGGCTGGTCTCCCCGACCGGTCTGGTGATCGTCACCGTGGCCGCATCGGTCGGGGTGACGCTGCTGTGCACGCCGCCGGTACGGCGGGTCATGCGATGCGTGACCGAACCGGACATGAACTGGGCGTTCCGACGGGACGCCGCCAAGATCTGA
- a CDS encoding GNAT family N-acetyltransferase yields the protein MTTELRVLRPSEWNEWFECLELAFGGVADSPEQRELEEALTEHERSVGIWDGPDVVATSGAFSFRLAVPGGALVPAAGVTMVSVAATHRRRGLLTSMMRRQLDDVRALGEPIAVLTASEPAIYGRYGYGAATRQMSLAIDTDRVRLNVPEGTDEIRLRYAKKDEAVAACESVYARLVPGRPGTPAHGPGWERKSLTDPASSRQGGSALQCVLAERDGEVVGYTTYHIKPDWEMSGPKGRIAVSDLAALDPAAYAALWRFLFGIDLTSTVEARNRPVDDAVLHLVSDVRRCEVRIRDSLHVRLVDVGAALEARSYRAPVDVVFEVEDAFCPWNAGRWRLTADAKGGASCKRTDDAADLALSVRELGTAYLGGESLGGLALAGRVREFRAGAVAEVSSAFLSDVAPWLPQGF from the coding sequence ATGACTACAGAGCTCCGCGTGTTGCGGCCGTCCGAATGGAACGAATGGTTCGAGTGCCTGGAGCTCGCCTTCGGAGGCGTAGCCGACTCGCCCGAGCAGCGCGAGCTGGAGGAGGCACTGACCGAGCACGAGCGCTCGGTCGGGATCTGGGACGGCCCCGATGTGGTCGCCACGTCAGGGGCGTTCAGCTTCCGGCTGGCCGTTCCGGGCGGCGCGCTGGTGCCGGCCGCGGGGGTGACGATGGTGAGCGTCGCGGCCACCCACCGCAGGCGCGGGCTGCTGACCTCGATGATGCGCCGCCAGCTCGACGACGTGCGGGCCCTGGGTGAGCCGATCGCCGTGCTCACGGCGTCGGAACCGGCGATCTACGGCCGGTACGGGTACGGGGCGGCGACCCGCCAGATGTCCCTGGCGATCGACACGGACCGGGTGCGGCTGAACGTCCCCGAGGGTACGGACGAGATCCGGCTGCGGTACGCGAAGAAGGACGAGGCGGTCGCGGCCTGCGAGAGCGTGTACGCGCGCCTGGTGCCGGGCCGCCCCGGCACTCCGGCTCACGGTCCGGGCTGGGAGCGCAAGTCGCTCACCGATCCGGCGAGTTCGCGGCAGGGCGGTTCGGCGTTGCAGTGCGTGCTGGCCGAGCGGGACGGCGAGGTGGTGGGCTATACGACGTACCACATCAAACCGGACTGGGAGATGTCGGGGCCCAAGGGCCGGATCGCGGTGAGCGATCTGGCGGCACTGGATCCGGCGGCGTATGCGGCGCTGTGGCGGTTCCTCTTCGGGATCGACCTGACGTCGACGGTCGAGGCGCGGAACCGGCCGGTGGACGACGCGGTGCTGCATCTGGTGTCGGACGTGCGGCGGTGCGAGGTCCGCATCCGGGATTCGCTCCATGTGCGGCTGGTGGACGTGGGCGCGGCGCTGGAGGCGCGGAGCTACCGGGCGCCGGTGGATGTGGTGTTCGAGGTCGAGGACGCGTTCTGCCCCTGGAACGCGGGGCGTTGGCGGCTGACGGCCGACGCGAAGGGGGGCGCGTCGTGCAAGCGCACGGATGACGCGGCGGATCTGGCGCTTTCGGTACGGGAGTTGGGGACCGCGTATCTGGGCGGCGAGTCGCTGGGCGGGTTGGCCCTGGCCGGGCGGGTGCGGGAATTCCGGGCGGGGGCGGTGGCGGAGGTGTCGTCGGCGTTCCTGTCCGACGTGGCGCCGTGGTTGCCCCAGGGGTTCTAG
- a CDS encoding PP2C family protein-serine/threonine phosphatase produces the protein MARRAGAETYPARLRKSAHRVRSTLRRSGVDYFRGDGSDWIALAALLLIIPAITCGTLLNPVWCSPTALVLPIVAGGLLLRPASLLGLYAAAAAALIVESIGLGPFKDGTVGVTPGTVLTVAACGFFGLVLAQFRARVGVPWRRGGTMLFDLRERIRVQSALPRLPQGWHREMSLRPAGGQSFSGDFVVAARTNGGRTLEAVLTDVSGKGMDAGSRALLLSGAFGGLLGSLPPHGFLPAANGYLLRQDWDEGFATSIHLVLDLESGDYELLSAGHPPALQLHAGSGRWEEKAAEGPLLGVYDGAEFDAVKGSLAPGDVLMLFTDGLVETSDRDMAEGIDRLTGEADRYVSTGFEGAAWHLIEACAKDVNDDRALLLLSRKS, from the coding sequence ATGGCCCGACGCGCAGGAGCAGAGACTTACCCGGCCCGATTGAGGAAATCGGCGCACCGGGTACGCAGCACGCTGCGCAGATCCGGCGTCGACTACTTCCGTGGCGACGGCTCCGACTGGATCGCCCTGGCCGCCCTGCTGCTGATCATCCCGGCCATCACCTGCGGCACCCTCCTGAACCCCGTGTGGTGTTCACCGACCGCACTCGTCCTGCCGATCGTCGCGGGCGGCCTGCTGCTGCGGCCCGCCAGCCTGCTCGGCCTGTACGCGGCTGCTGCCGCTGCCCTGATCGTCGAGTCCATCGGGCTCGGCCCGTTCAAGGACGGCACGGTCGGGGTCACCCCCGGAACCGTGCTGACGGTCGCGGCCTGCGGCTTCTTCGGGCTGGTGCTCGCCCAGTTCCGGGCCAGGGTCGGCGTCCCGTGGCGGCGCGGCGGCACCATGCTCTTCGACCTGCGTGAACGCATCCGGGTCCAGAGCGCGCTGCCCCGGCTCCCGCAGGGCTGGCACCGGGAGATGTCGCTGCGCCCGGCCGGCGGGCAGTCCTTCTCCGGCGACTTCGTCGTCGCGGCCCGCACCAACGGAGGCCGCACCCTGGAGGCCGTGCTCACCGATGTCTCCGGCAAGGGCATGGACGCGGGCTCCCGCGCCCTGCTGCTGTCCGGCGCCTTCGGCGGGCTCCTCGGATCGCTGCCGCCGCACGGCTTCCTGCCCGCCGCCAACGGCTATCTGCTGCGCCAGGACTGGGACGAGGGCTTCGCCACCTCGATCCATCTGGTCCTGGACCTCGAATCCGGCGACTACGAACTCCTCTCGGCGGGCCATCCCCCCGCCCTCCAGCTCCACGCCGGCAGCGGCCGGTGGGAGGAGAAGGCCGCGGAGGGCCCGCTGCTCGGGGTGTACGACGGGGCGGAGTTCGACGCCGTGAAGGGCTCGCTGGCCCCCGGGGACGTACTGATGCTGTTCACCGACGGACTGGTGGAGACGTCCGACCGGGACATGGCGGAGGGCATCGACCGGCTGACCGGCGAGGCCGACCGCTATGTCTCGACGGGCTTCGAGGGCGCGGCCTGGCACCTCATCGAGGCGTGTGCCAAGGACGTCAACGACGACCGGGCACTGTTGCTTCTGTCACGTAAATCCTGA
- a CDS encoding ABC transporter permease — translation MFTPHVPNGLARAAVRFKPSSFVGTFVALLLAAAIVSACGILLETGLRASVPPDRYAKAPVVVAADQQARLTVGSGEDRHVEASALPDTARLSDALVAKAASAPGAAAAIGDVGYPVHLGTDPLTAHGWGSTALTGTRLASGDAPRTGEVVVPAGSDKARTGDRVTLDTPAGAKEFRVSGTTATDATVWFTDRQAVALSGHPGRVDAIAVLAADGTATDTLARQITDAVGHTSGARVSTGNDRGAVEDPGLAAAKELLAGLGGSFGGIAAMVAVFTAAGTVALSVGQRSREFALLRAIGATPRQLRRTIATESLLVAPLAGAVGCLPGIALATWWFGQLKEKGAIPEAVRLQVSWLPLTIAVAATMLTALGAGYTAARRPAKTKPGLALAQSAVERAPFGWIRTPLGIAALAGGAVFAGIAASQTGEDAANAALGVVMLFMLAVGLLGPLIARICASLLGLPLRAGGASASLAAANSRANSRRMASAITPIVLAMAFSSTLVFMHTSEDRAIEHQQRDGITADHIVSAPAGLASDATERAAATPGVSTAVGLLRTSVLVPSGSGGDKWLANSAAQGVIGSGRELAEVQDLDVRTGSLDALAPGTVAIDTTLADSVKLHTGDRLALRLPDGTEASPKIVAVYGRGLGTGLVTLPANDLRGHVTSPYASDVLVRATPAGAGRLAALGTVTDPSGYATAQSRDRELNAWANTVMAAVLGGFAAVAAVNTLVMTVLDRRRELTMLRLVGSTRRQVMGMIRWEALLVTVAGAALGTAIALATLIPMMRGLTGESPYIPPALYGSFLAATVGLGLAAALVPARAALSRAAARP, via the coding sequence ATGTTCACCCCGCACGTGCCGAACGGTCTTGCCCGCGCGGCCGTACGCTTCAAGCCCTCGTCGTTCGTGGGTACCTTCGTCGCCCTCCTGCTCGCGGCGGCCATCGTCTCCGCCTGCGGCATCCTGCTGGAGACCGGCCTGCGCGCGTCCGTCCCGCCCGACCGCTACGCCAAGGCGCCGGTGGTCGTCGCCGCCGACCAGCAGGCCCGCCTGACCGTCGGCAGCGGGGAGGACCGCCACGTGGAGGCCAGTGCGCTGCCGGACACCGCCCGGCTGTCCGACGCGCTGGTCGCGAAGGCCGCCTCCGCCCCCGGCGCCGCGGCCGCGATCGGCGACGTCGGCTACCCCGTGCACCTGGGCACCGACCCACTCACCGCGCACGGCTGGGGCTCCACCGCCCTCACCGGCACCCGGCTCGCGTCCGGCGACGCACCGCGCACCGGCGAGGTCGTCGTCCCGGCCGGCAGCGACAAGGCCCGGACCGGGGACCGCGTCACCCTGGACACCCCGGCGGGCGCGAAGGAGTTCCGGGTCTCCGGCACCACCGCCACCGACGCCACCGTCTGGTTCACCGACCGCCAGGCCGTGGCGCTCTCCGGCCACCCCGGCCGGGTCGACGCCATCGCCGTACTCGCCGCCGACGGCACCGCCACGGACACCCTCGCCCGCCAGATCACCGACGCCGTGGGCCACACCTCCGGCGCCAGGGTCAGCACCGGGAACGACCGCGGTGCGGTGGAGGACCCGGGCCTCGCCGCCGCCAAGGAACTCCTGGCCGGGCTCGGCGGCTCCTTCGGCGGCATCGCCGCGATGGTCGCCGTCTTCACCGCCGCCGGTACGGTCGCCCTCTCCGTCGGCCAGCGCAGCCGCGAATTCGCCCTGCTGCGTGCGATCGGCGCCACCCCGCGCCAGCTGCGCCGCACCATCGCCACCGAGTCCCTGCTCGTCGCACCGCTCGCCGGGGCGGTCGGCTGCCTGCCCGGAATCGCCCTGGCCACCTGGTGGTTCGGCCAGCTCAAGGAGAAGGGCGCCATCCCCGAGGCCGTGCGGCTGCAGGTCTCCTGGCTGCCGCTGACGATCGCCGTCGCCGCCACGATGCTCACCGCGCTGGGTGCCGGATACACCGCCGCGCGCCGTCCGGCGAAGACGAAGCCGGGCCTCGCCCTCGCCCAGTCCGCCGTGGAACGAGCGCCGTTCGGCTGGATCCGTACGCCGCTGGGCATCGCCGCCCTGGCCGGCGGCGCCGTCTTCGCGGGCATCGCCGCCTCGCAGACCGGCGAGGACGCGGCCAACGCCGCACTCGGTGTGGTCATGCTCTTCATGCTCGCGGTCGGCCTGCTCGGCCCGCTGATCGCCCGGATCTGCGCCTCGCTCCTGGGACTCCCGCTGCGGGCCGGTGGCGCGTCGGCCTCGCTGGCCGCGGCCAACTCCCGTGCCAACTCCCGGCGGATGGCCTCAGCGATCACGCCGATCGTGCTCGCCATGGCCTTCTCCTCGACCCTGGTCTTCATGCACACCAGCGAGGACCGGGCGATCGAGCACCAGCAGCGCGACGGCATCACCGCCGACCACATCGTCTCCGCGCCGGCCGGTCTCGCCTCCGACGCCACCGAGCGGGCCGCCGCGACCCCCGGCGTCTCCACCGCCGTCGGCCTGCTCCGCACCTCCGTCCTGGTGCCCTCCGGCTCGGGCGGGGACAAGTGGCTGGCGAACTCCGCCGCGCAGGGAGTCATCGGTTCGGGCCGTGAACTCGCCGAGGTCCAGGACCTCGACGTCCGCACGGGATCGCTCGACGCCCTCGCCCCGGGCACCGTCGCGATCGACACCACGCTGGCCGACTCGGTGAAGCTGCACACCGGCGACCGCCTCGCGCTGCGCCTGCCGGACGGCACCGAGGCGTCCCCGAAGATCGTCGCGGTCTACGGCCGGGGTCTGGGCACCGGACTCGTCACCCTGCCCGCCAACGATCTGCGGGGCCACGTCACCTCGCCGTACGCCTCCGACGTACTGGTACGGGCCACCCCGGCGGGCGCGGGGCGGCTCGCCGCACTCGGCACCGTGACCGATCCCTCCGGCTACGCCACCGCGCAGAGCCGGGACCGTGAACTCAACGCCTGGGCCAACACCGTCATGGCCGCGGTCCTCGGTGGATTCGCCGCCGTCGCGGCGGTCAACACGCTGGTGATGACCGTCCTGGACCGGCGCAGGGAACTGACCATGCTCCGGCTCGTCGGCTCCACCCGCCGTCAGGTCATGGGCATGATCCGCTGGGAGGCCCTGCTGGTCACCGTGGCCGGGGCGGCGCTCGGCACGGCCATCGCGCTGGCCACCCTCATCCCGATGATGCGGGGCCTGACGGGCGAATCCCCGTACATTCCACCGGCGTTGTACGGATCGTTCCTGGCCGCGACCGTGGGCCTCGGCCTGGCCGCCGCCCTGGTGCCGGCCCGCGCCGCCCTGAGCCGGGCCGCGGCCCGTCCGTAG
- a CDS encoding Fpg/Nei family DNA glycosylase — MPEGHTIHRLAADHRDRFAGRPVRVSSPQGKFSGSAALLDGRVLGGVDAHGKHLFLGFESTGWVHIHLGLFGKLGFGTAPAPPPTDTVRLRLLTDEHHADLRGPTTCALITDAEKQAIHDRLGPDPLRRDEDGERAWLRISRSRITVAALLLDQKVVAGVGNVYRAEVLFRHGIDPYRPGRDLTRREWDAIWTDLGELMREGVRNNRIDTVRPAHLPEAMGRPPRVDDHGGEVYVYRRARQACHICGTEIRTADLSSRNLFWCPGCQSR, encoded by the coding sequence GTGCCCGAGGGACACACGATCCACCGCCTCGCGGCGGACCACCGGGACAGGTTCGCCGGACGGCCGGTGCGGGTGAGCAGCCCGCAGGGCAAGTTCTCCGGCAGCGCCGCCCTGCTCGACGGCCGGGTGCTCGGCGGGGTGGACGCGCACGGCAAGCACCTCTTCCTCGGCTTCGAGTCGACCGGCTGGGTCCACATCCACCTCGGCCTGTTCGGCAAGCTCGGATTCGGTACGGCCCCGGCCCCGCCGCCCACCGACACGGTCCGGCTCCGGCTGCTGACCGACGAGCACCACGCGGATCTGCGCGGCCCCACCACCTGCGCGCTGATCACCGACGCCGAGAAGCAGGCGATACACGACCGCCTGGGCCCCGACCCGCTGCGCCGCGACGAGGACGGCGAGCGCGCGTGGCTGCGGATCTCCCGGAGCCGGATCACCGTGGCCGCCCTGCTGCTGGACCAGAAGGTCGTCGCGGGCGTGGGCAACGTGTACCGCGCGGAGGTGCTGTTCCGGCACGGCATCGACCCGTACCGGCCCGGCAGGGACCTCACGCGCCGCGAGTGGGACGCGATCTGGACGGACCTGGGCGAGCTGATGCGCGAGGGCGTACGCAACAACCGCATCGACACGGTCCGCCCCGCGCACCTGCCCGAGGCCATGGGCCGCCCGCCGCGGGTGGACGACCACGGCGGCGAGGTGTACGTCTACCGGCGCGCCCGGCAGGCGTGCCACATCTGCGGCACGGAAATCCGCACAGCGGACCTGTCCTCCCGGAACCTCTTCTGGTGCCCGGGCTGCCAGTCCCGCTGA
- a CDS encoding ribose-5-phosphate isomerase — translation MRVYLGSDHAGYELKNHLVEWLKAQGHEAVDCGPHIYDAQDDYPPFCLRAAEKTAADPDSLGIVIGGSGNGEQMAANKVKGVRAALAWSEQTAALGREHNDANVISIGGRMHTEEECTKFVEIFLATPYSGEERHSRRIAMLTAYENTGELPPVPAHHPQQG, via the coding sequence ATGCGCGTGTACCTCGGCTCCGACCATGCCGGTTACGAACTCAAGAACCACCTAGTCGAGTGGCTCAAGGCCCAAGGCCACGAGGCCGTCGACTGTGGTCCCCACATCTACGACGCCCAGGACGACTATCCGCCGTTCTGCCTGCGCGCCGCCGAGAAGACGGCCGCCGACCCGGACAGCCTCGGGATCGTCATCGGCGGCTCCGGCAACGGCGAGCAGATGGCCGCGAACAAGGTCAAGGGCGTCCGCGCCGCACTCGCCTGGAGCGAGCAGACCGCCGCGCTGGGCCGCGAGCACAACGACGCCAACGTGATCTCCATCGGCGGCCGGATGCACACCGAGGAGGAGTGCACGAAGTTCGTCGAGATCTTCCTCGCCACCCCGTACTCCGGCGAGGAGCGGCACAGCCGCCGCATCGCGATGCTCACGGCGTACGAGAACACCGGCGAGCTTCCCCCGGTCCCGGCCCACCACCCGCAGCAGGGCTGA
- a CDS encoding ABC transporter ATP-binding protein produces MGLRRTRQGAQESVRTAREARTAQTYAGPAAADLAVELRGVRRQYGRGGSAVHALRGIDLALPRGSFTAVMGPSGSGKSTFLQCAAGLDRPTAGSVSLGGTEITGMSENKLTELRRTRLGFVFQAFNLLPSLTVEQNVVLPMRLAGQRTGSARSRREAAEMLTRVGLGDKGDRRPGQLSGGQQQRVAVARALVTRPDVIFADEPTGALDTTTAAEILQLLRHAVDTLGATVVMVTHDPAAAAYADNVLFLADGEIADSLPRAGADRIAARMTALTAPAYARAAA; encoded by the coding sequence ATGGGGCTTCGGCGCACCAGGCAGGGCGCGCAGGAGAGCGTGCGGACAGCACGTGAGGCTCGGACCGCGCAGACCTACGCAGGGCCCGCCGCCGCGGACCTGGCCGTGGAACTGCGCGGCGTCCGCAGGCAGTACGGCCGCGGCGGCTCCGCCGTCCACGCCCTGCGCGGCATCGACCTCGCCCTGCCGCGGGGCAGCTTCACCGCCGTGATGGGCCCCTCCGGCTCCGGCAAGTCGACGTTCCTCCAGTGCGCGGCCGGACTCGACCGCCCCACCGCGGGATCGGTCAGCCTCGGCGGCACGGAGATCACCGGCATGAGCGAGAACAAGCTCACCGAACTGCGCCGCACCCGGCTCGGCTTCGTCTTCCAGGCGTTCAACCTGCTCCCGTCCCTCACGGTCGAGCAGAACGTCGTCCTCCCCATGCGCCTGGCCGGTCAGCGCACCGGCTCCGCCCGCAGCCGCCGCGAGGCCGCCGAGATGCTCACCCGGGTCGGCCTCGGCGACAAGGGGGACCGGCGCCCCGGCCAGCTCTCCGGCGGCCAGCAGCAGCGCGTCGCCGTCGCCCGCGCCCTGGTCACCCGGCCCGACGTGATCTTCGCCGACGAACCGACCGGCGCCCTCGACACCACCACGGCCGCCGAGATCCTCCAACTGCTCCGGCACGCGGTGGACACCCTCGGCGCGACCGTCGTGATGGTCACCCACGACCCGGCGGCCGCCGCCTACGCGGACAACGTGCTCTTCCTCGCCGACGGCGAGATCGCGGACAGCCTGCCCCGCGCCGGCGCCGACCGGATCGCCGCGCGGATGACCGCCCTGACCGCTCCCGCCTACGCAAGGGCCGCCGCCTGA
- a CDS encoding cation:proton antiporter produces MGGAFLAAAVLARVGSRIGLPTIPLFILAGILLGPHTPGIVLVADPHDLEMLSALGLVLLLFYLGLEFHLDDLKAGGRRMALAGGAYLALNVGAGLGFGFALGWGTSEALVLAGVLGISSSAIVTKVLVDLGRIGNPETKPILGIIVVEDVFLALYLAALQPILSGADSLAAAAVDGGKAFGFLLVLALAARFGTKVISKLINTRDDELLVISFLGAAVLVAGISEWFGVADAIGAFMVGLMLGSTTSGTRILKLVHPLRDAFGAIFFFAFGLSINPGDLPVVLWAVLAAVAVTLAMNVLAGMATAKLYGFGPQATANISTTLVARGEFALILATMAAGAGLDERLAPFIAGYVLVLAVLAPLAAGRSHWLARILPGGRDTALAPIR; encoded by the coding sequence ATGGGCGGCGCCTTCCTCGCCGCCGCCGTTCTCGCCCGCGTCGGCAGCCGCATCGGACTGCCGACCATCCCTCTGTTCATCCTGGCCGGAATCCTGCTCGGCCCGCACACCCCCGGCATCGTCCTCGTAGCCGACCCGCACGACCTGGAGATGCTCTCCGCGCTCGGCCTGGTGCTGCTGCTCTTCTACCTGGGCCTGGAGTTCCACCTCGACGACCTCAAGGCGGGCGGGCGCAGGATGGCGCTCGCCGGCGGCGCCTATCTCGCCCTGAACGTCGGCGCCGGGCTCGGATTCGGCTTCGCGCTGGGCTGGGGCACGTCGGAGGCACTGGTGCTCGCCGGGGTGCTCGGCATCTCGTCGTCGGCCATCGTCACCAAGGTCCTGGTCGACCTGGGCCGGATCGGCAATCCGGAGACCAAGCCGATCCTCGGGATCATCGTCGTCGAGGACGTGTTCCTGGCGCTGTACCTGGCGGCCCTCCAGCCCATCCTCTCGGGCGCCGACAGCCTCGCGGCGGCGGCGGTCGACGGCGGCAAGGCCTTCGGCTTCCTGCTGGTGCTGGCCCTGGCCGCCCGGTTCGGCACCAAGGTCATCAGCAAGCTGATCAACACGCGGGACGACGAACTCCTCGTCATCTCCTTCCTCGGCGCCGCGGTCCTGGTGGCCGGTATCTCGGAGTGGTTCGGGGTCGCGGACGCCATCGGCGCCTTCATGGTGGGTCTGATGCTCGGCAGCACCACCTCGGGGACACGCATCCTCAAGCTGGTCCACCCGCTGCGCGACGCCTTCGGCGCGATCTTCTTCTTCGCCTTCGGCCTCTCCATCAACCCCGGCGATCTGCCGGTCGTGCTGTGGGCCGTGCTGGCCGCCGTCGCGGTGACCCTCGCCATGAACGTCCTGGCCGGGATGGCCACCGCCAAGCTGTACGGGTTCGGCCCGCAGGCCACGGCGAACATCTCCACCACCCTGGTGGCGCGCGGCGAGTTCGCGCTCATCCTCGCCACGATGGCGGCGGGCGCGGGACTCGACGAGCGGCTGGCGCCGTTCATCGCCGGATACGTACTCGTCCTCGCGGTCCTGGCGCCCCTGGCGGCCGGACGGTCGCACTGGCTGGCCAGGATCCTTCCGGGCGGACGCGACACCGCACTCGCCCCGATCCGGTGA